The following proteins are encoded in a genomic region of Acidobacteriota bacterium:
- the uvrA gene encoding excinuclease ABC subunit UvrA: protein MDAIVIRGAREHNLKNISLSIPRNALVVLTGVSGSGKSSLAFDTLFAEGQRRYVESLSAYARQFLEQMEKPDVDSIEGLSPAISIEQKTTSKNPRSTVGTVTEIYDYLRLLYASVGKPHCPSCGREIAAQTIQQMVDRVLAMPEGTKFLLLAPFVRGKKGEYRKQMEEMVKQGFLRARVNGKMVDLESPPELDKQKKHTIEVVVDRLVVKRDDDTRRRLADSLETATKVGKGLVTIGSLGASADAPTSDETLSTSYACPDCGTSLAEITPRLFSFNSPFGACPTCSGLGSVQKVDPDRLVPDASLSIRDGAIALYKPGSANWRLRQIEHLAKVLKFSIDVPWSKLPKDVREIIFHGSGDREIKWKWKSEKGEYNWSSAFKGLVPILEAKYKEVESEDARTEMENYMSASPCPDCKGRRLKPEALSVLVDGRSIDTLTALTLEDAQAFFTKLKATARELEIAGKILKEIRDRLGFLNDVGIGYLSLSRASATLSGGEAQRIRLATQIGSKLMGVLYVLDEPSIGLHAKDNRKLIDTLVAMRDLGNTVVVVEHDEETIRLADRVVDLGPGAGIHGGEIVGEGTADELASFPRSLTGKYLSGALRIEAPKIRRKGTGKTLAVVGATENNLKDVTVRFPLGVFTAVTGVSGSGKSTLVNDILYRAAARLFHEATAKPGAHRKLEGLEHLDKVIDIDQSPIGRTPRSNPATYTNVFNPIRELMAQVPEARMRGYGPGRFSFNVKGGRCENCGGGGQIAIEMHFLPDIYVTCDVCGGKRYNRETLEVRYKGLNIADVLALTAEQAGEVFANVPPIKTIADTLNDVGLGYIQLGQPATTLSGGEAQRVKLARELARRATGRTLYILDEPTTGLHFDDVKKLLSVLHALVERGNTVIVIEHNLDVVKTADWVVDLGPEGGARGGDLVAEGTPEQVAKSARSVTGKYLAPLLARR from the coding sequence ATGGACGCGATCGTCATTCGCGGCGCCCGCGAGCACAACCTCAAGAACATCTCCCTCTCCATTCCCCGAAACGCGCTCGTCGTCCTGACGGGCGTGTCGGGCTCCGGGAAGTCGTCGCTCGCGTTCGACACTCTCTTCGCCGAGGGGCAGCGGCGTTACGTCGAGTCCCTTTCGGCGTACGCCCGGCAGTTCCTCGAGCAGATGGAGAAGCCGGACGTCGACTCGATCGAGGGGCTCTCGCCGGCGATCTCGATCGAGCAGAAGACGACGTCGAAGAACCCGCGCTCGACGGTCGGGACGGTCACGGAGATCTACGACTACCTCCGTCTCCTCTATGCGTCGGTCGGCAAGCCCCACTGCCCGTCCTGCGGGCGCGAGATCGCGGCCCAGACGATCCAGCAGATGGTGGACCGCGTGCTCGCGATGCCCGAGGGGACGAAGTTCCTGCTGCTCGCCCCGTTCGTGCGCGGGAAGAAGGGCGAGTACAGGAAGCAGATGGAGGAGATGGTAAAGCAGGGCTTCCTCCGCGCCCGCGTGAACGGGAAGATGGTCGACCTCGAGAGCCCGCCCGAGCTCGACAAGCAGAAGAAGCACACGATCGAGGTCGTCGTGGACCGTCTCGTCGTCAAGCGCGACGACGACACGCGCCGCCGCCTCGCGGACTCGCTGGAGACGGCGACGAAGGTGGGGAAGGGGCTCGTCACGATCGGGTCGCTCGGCGCGAGCGCCGACGCGCCGACGTCGGACGAGACGCTCTCGACGAGCTACGCCTGCCCGGACTGCGGGACGTCGCTCGCGGAGATCACGCCGCGCCTTTTCTCCTTCAACTCGCCGTTCGGCGCGTGCCCGACGTGCAGCGGCCTCGGGTCGGTCCAGAAGGTGGACCCGGACCGGCTCGTGCCCGACGCGTCGCTCTCGATCCGCGACGGCGCGATCGCGCTCTACAAGCCCGGCTCGGCGAACTGGCGCCTCCGGCAGATCGAGCACCTCGCCAAGGTGCTGAAGTTCTCGATCGACGTCCCGTGGTCGAAGCTGCCGAAGGACGTCCGCGAGATCATCTTCCACGGCTCGGGCGACCGCGAGATCAAGTGGAAGTGGAAGTCCGAGAAGGGCGAGTACAACTGGTCCTCGGCGTTCAAGGGCCTCGTCCCGATCCTCGAGGCGAAGTACAAGGAAGTCGAGAGCGAGGACGCGCGGACCGAGATGGAGAACTACATGTCGGCCTCGCCCTGCCCGGACTGCAAGGGGCGGCGGCTGAAGCCGGAGGCGCTCTCGGTGCTCGTGGACGGGCGCTCGATCGACACGCTCACGGCGCTCACGCTGGAGGACGCGCAGGCGTTCTTCACGAAGCTGAAAGCCACGGCGCGCGAGCTGGAGATCGCCGGGAAAATCCTCAAGGAGATCCGCGACCGCCTCGGCTTCCTGAACGACGTCGGGATCGGCTATCTCTCGCTCTCCCGCGCCTCCGCGACGCTCTCGGGCGGCGAGGCGCAGCGCATCCGCCTCGCGACGCAGATCGGCAGCAAGCTCATGGGCGTCCTCTACGTCCTCGACGAGCCGTCGATCGGCCTCCACGCGAAGGACAACCGCAAGCTCATCGACACGCTCGTGGCGATGCGCGACCTCGGCAACACGGTCGTCGTCGTGGAGCACGACGAGGAGACGATCCGGCTCGCGGACCGCGTCGTGGACCTCGGCCCCGGCGCCGGCATCCACGGCGGCGAGATCGTGGGCGAGGGCACCGCGGACGAGCTCGCGTCGTTCCCGCGCTCGCTCACGGGCAAGTACCTGTCGGGCGCGCTCCGGATCGAGGCGCCGAAGATTCGCCGCAAGGGGACGGGCAAGACGCTCGCCGTCGTCGGGGCGACGGAGAACAACCTCAAGGACGTGACCGTGAGGTTCCCGCTCGGCGTCTTCACGGCGGTGACGGGTGTCTCGGGCTCGGGGAAGTCCACGCTCGTGAACGACATCCTCTACCGGGCCGCCGCGCGCCTCTTCCACGAGGCGACGGCGAAGCCGGGCGCGCACCGGAAGCTCGAGGGGCTCGAGCATCTCGACAAGGTCATCGACATCGACCAGTCGCCGATCGGGCGCACGCCGCGCTCGAACCCCGCGACGTACACGAACGTCTTCAACCCGATCCGCGAGCTCATGGCGCAGGTGCCCGAGGCGCGCATGCGCGGCTACGGCCCCGGCCGCTTCTCGTTCAACGTGAAGGGCGGCCGCTGCGAGAACTGCGGCGGCGGCGGCCAGATCGCCATCGAGATGCACTTCCTCCCGGACATCTACGTGACGTGCGACGTCTGCGGCGGCAAGCGCTACAACCGCGAGACGCTCGAGGTCCGCTACAAGGGGCTCAACATCGCCGACGTCCTCGCGCTCACGGCCGAGCAGGCCGGCGAGGTCTTCGCGAACGTCCCGCCGATCAAGACGATCGCCGACACGCTGAACGACGTCGGGCTCGGCTACATCCAGCTCGGCCAGCCCGCGACGACGCTCTCGGGCGGCGAGGCGCAGCGCGTGAAGCTCGCGCGCGAGCTGGCTCGGCGCGCCACCGGGCGGACGCTCTACATCCTCGACGAGCCGACGACGGGTCTCCACTTCGACGACGTGAAGAAGCTCCTGAGCGTCCTCCACGCGCTCGTCGAGCGCGGGAACACGGTCATCGTGATCGAGCACAACCTCGACGTCGTCAAGACGGCCGACTGGGTCGTGGACCTCGGGCCCGAGGGGGGCGCCCGCGGCGGCGACCTCGTGGCCGAGGGGACGCCCGAGCAGGTTGCGAAAAGCGCCCGCTCGGTGACGGGGAAGTACCTGGCTCCGCTTCTTGCGCGGCGCTAA
- a CDS encoding glycosyltransferase family 39 protein, producing the protein MRAPAAAHPPDETGRGWTVAVFAAAVLVRALAAWPTGKFPADPDALLPGMRTLDILQGRFHVFHTYVRFGCVESYLHAPFVALLGPTRVAVTFAPVIEGLLAVACLWAIARRVLPHPAALLATLFFAVPAARFFGATRLPTGYATVLACGVAILALAAVWAERPRAVTAAALGLAAGLGLWCSILTLSCTAAAALWLALAARRLPLRRLLLPAGSGFVLGALPWLAFNATHAFASLRDNYGTTPTRSIAAAFANFFYGLTGGFVELVGGPASGGAIPPLAALAVAFHAGAVVWFVANGLRGKYGSAWALPALAAFLSLVFFSVSSAGEYHLESIRFFVLCGPLVAISAGTLAWAVWRRARPAGVLVASGLVVWHLAGYEMPWSQARAARLEAAAEDARLLAFLDAERIDAIVGEYWSVYSFNYLSGGRVRAVSADPLVDYHGYGSRLPDRGVRWALVSELPGVVERWSARRGPAGTLVQVGRYTVLLPDPNPPGETSAEFQRRVQLAFLLPERIVTADTNEFPLALWR; encoded by the coding sequence ATGCGCGCTCCCGCCGCGGCCCATCCCCCTGACGAGACGGGCCGCGGCTGGACCGTCGCCGTCTTCGCGGCTGCCGTCCTCGTCCGCGCCCTCGCCGCCTGGCCGACCGGGAAGTTTCCGGCCGACCCGGACGCGCTCCTGCCGGGGATGCGCACGCTCGACATCCTGCAGGGCCGCTTCCACGTCTTCCACACCTACGTGCGCTTCGGTTGCGTCGAGAGCTACCTTCACGCTCCGTTCGTCGCGCTGCTGGGCCCCACGCGTGTCGCGGTCACGTTCGCACCGGTGATCGAGGGTCTCCTTGCGGTCGCCTGCCTGTGGGCGATAGCGCGCCGCGTCCTGCCGCATCCGGCGGCGCTCCTCGCGACGCTCTTCTTCGCCGTGCCCGCGGCCCGCTTCTTCGGCGCGACCCGCCTGCCCACGGGCTACGCCACCGTCCTCGCGTGCGGCGTCGCGATTCTCGCTCTCGCGGCCGTGTGGGCCGAGCGCCCGCGCGCAGTCACGGCGGCCGCGCTCGGCCTGGCCGCCGGCCTCGGCCTGTGGTGCTCAATCCTGACGCTGAGCTGCACGGCGGCGGCAGCGCTCTGGCTCGCGCTCGCAGCCCGCCGCCTCCCGCTCCGGCGCCTCCTGCTCCCGGCGGGCTCGGGGTTCGTCCTCGGCGCGCTGCCGTGGCTCGCCTTCAACGCGACGCACGCGTTCGCGTCGCTGCGTGACAACTACGGCACCACCCCGACGCGCAGCATCGCGGCCGCTTTCGCGAACTTCTTCTACGGCCTGACGGGCGGCTTCGTCGAGCTCGTCGGCGGCCCCGCCTCGGGCGGCGCGATTCCGCCGCTCGCGGCCCTCGCCGTCGCGTTCCACGCCGGCGCGGTCGTGTGGTTCGTCGCGAACGGCCTGCGCGGGAAGTACGGGAGCGCGTGGGCGCTGCCCGCCCTCGCCGCGTTCCTGTCGCTCGTCTTCTTCAGCGTTTCGTCGGCCGGCGAGTACCACCTGGAGTCCATCCGGTTCTTCGTCCTGTGCGGGCCGCTCGTCGCGATCTCCGCCGGCACCCTTGCGTGGGCCGTCTGGCGGCGCGCCCGACCCGCCGGCGTCCTCGTCGCATCCGGGCTCGTCGTCTGGCATCTGGCGGGCTACGAGATGCCGTGGTCGCAGGCGCGCGCGGCGCGGCTCGAGGCCGCCGCGGAGGACGCGCGCCTTCTCGCATTCCTCGACGCCGAGCGGATCGACGCCATCGTCGGCGAATACTGGTCCGTCTATTCCTTCAACTACCTCTCGGGCGGGCGCGTGCGCGCGGTCTCGGCCGACCCGCTCGTGGATTACCACGGCTACGGCAGCCGTCTCCCCGACCGCGGCGTGCGCTGGGCGCTCGTGTCGGAGCTGCCGGGAGTCGTCGAGCGCTGGTCGGCGCGAAGGGGCCCGGCCGGCACGTTGGTCCAGGTCGGGCGCTACACGGTCCTCCTGCCCGACCCGAACCCGCCCGGGGAGACGTCCGCCGAGTTCCAGCGCCGGGTCCAGCTCGCCTTCCTGCTGCCGGAGCGAATCGTGACGGCGGACACGAACGAATTTCCGCTCGCTCTGTGGCGGTGA
- a CDS encoding sulfatase — translation MRLKRVAALAVAAVLLSAIALLAVGTRSSAPAPEPGAASGPSRIVILFDVDMLRADRLGIYGYERPTSPHLDRALAEGLVAEHAITSAGWTLPAHASMFSSQPVSAHGVRTALQKVPATVPLLAEVLSENGIRCLGIQSGGYVDAGFGFSRGFARYHFTTDRVDRKVQGALRYVDQAGPGPLFLFLHSVQVHNFQATERGARSVFGSTDPLGPRWTEPFGELVEARATYGDPKIASWLSARYDAAVREVDESLGELIAGLEARKLWDRTALVFTSDHGEELGERPLRIADSAPARGHTIPYLYEEQIRIPLALRAPWRKDLRGRIAQPVSTLDVAPTILDLFDVAIPPGMTGVSLGRPRPAGRVVVSEASPYGTVALLEGSHKVIVRPGFRARHWETGDWLDRLPAQECFDLGRDPAERNGTACTEPWARKLLGEAARYVASSFPGDFVIRAEPRGGPCRLDMGSATESAIRFFGAPPDVPVTTAGGTESVDLGRVEGPVWIAIQPGGDDRALWLHVTGCGDVKTAAGKSLPPASESSWSELLWRGERNLPEGTVVFSVAPGPRTPHENASYPPELTARLRSLGYVSADRVVPASTRPVGPAAAEALPPPGRIRIKVGS, via the coding sequence ATGCGGCTGAAGCGCGTCGCGGCTCTTGCGGTCGCAGCGGTCCTGTTGTCCGCGATCGCGCTGCTCGCGGTCGGGACGCGGTCGTCCGCGCCTGCCCCGGAGCCCGGCGCCGCCTCCGGCCCTAGCCGGATCGTCATCCTCTTCGACGTCGACATGCTGCGGGCCGACCGCCTCGGGATTTACGGATACGAGCGGCCGACCTCGCCCCATCTCGACCGCGCCCTGGCCGAGGGCCTCGTCGCCGAGCACGCGATCACGAGCGCCGGCTGGACGCTGCCCGCCCACGCGTCCATGTTCTCGTCGCAACCGGTGTCAGCGCACGGGGTGCGCACGGCGCTGCAGAAGGTGCCCGCGACGGTGCCGCTTCTGGCCGAGGTTCTCTCGGAGAACGGCATCCGCTGCCTCGGCATCCAGTCGGGCGGCTACGTCGACGCGGGCTTCGGATTCTCGCGAGGCTTCGCGCGCTACCACTTCACGACGGACCGCGTCGACCGGAAGGTCCAGGGCGCTCTCCGTTACGTCGACCAGGCGGGGCCTGGCCCTCTCTTCCTCTTCCTCCACTCGGTCCAGGTCCACAACTTCCAGGCGACCGAGCGCGGCGCCCGCTCCGTCTTCGGCTCCACCGATCCGCTCGGTCCGCGATGGACCGAGCCCTTCGGCGAGCTTGTCGAGGCCCGCGCGACGTACGGCGATCCGAAGATCGCTTCCTGGCTGTCGGCCCGTTACGACGCCGCCGTCCGCGAGGTGGACGAGAGCCTCGGCGAGCTGATCGCGGGGCTCGAAGCCCGCAAGCTCTGGGACAGGACCGCGCTCGTCTTCACGTCCGACCACGGCGAAGAGCTGGGCGAGCGGCCGCTCAGGATCGCCGATTCGGCGCCCGCGCGCGGCCACACGATCCCATATCTCTACGAGGAACAAATCCGAATCCCGCTCGCGCTGCGTGCGCCGTGGCGAAAGGACCTGCGCGGCCGGATCGCGCAGCCGGTCTCCACCCTGGACGTCGCGCCGACGATCCTCGACCTCTTCGACGTCGCGATCCCGCCGGGCATGACGGGCGTGTCGCTGGGGCGCCCGCGGCCTGCGGGGCGCGTCGTCGTGTCCGAGGCCTCGCCCTACGGCACCGTCGCTCTCCTCGAGGGCAGCCACAAGGTCATCGTCCGGCCGGGCTTCCGCGCTCGGCATTGGGAGACCGGCGACTGGCTGGACCGTCTGCCCGCGCAGGAGTGCTTCGACCTTGGCCGCGACCCCGCCGAGCGCAACGGGACGGCCTGCACCGAGCCGTGGGCGCGCAAGCTCCTGGGCGAAGCCGCCCGCTACGTCGCGTCGTCGTTCCCCGGCGACTTCGTGATCCGCGCCGAGCCGCGTGGCGGCCCGTGCCGCCTCGACATGGGCTCCGCCACGGAGTCCGCGATCCGGTTCTTCGGCGCGCCGCCGGACGTCCCCGTCACGACGGCAGGCGGCACCGAGAGCGTCGACCTCGGCCGCGTGGAAGGGCCGGTGTGGATCGCGATCCAGCCGGGCGGCGACGACCGCGCGCTCTGGCTGCACGTGACGGGCTGCGGAGACGTCAAGACGGCCGCCGGAAAGAGCCTGCCTCCGGCGAGCGAGTCGAGCTGGAGCGAGTTGCTGTGGCGCGGCGAGAGGAATCTGCCGGAGGGCACCGTCGTCTTCTCCGTCGCGCCCGGGCCCCGCACCCCCCACGAGAACGCGAGCTACCCTCCCGAGCTCACGGCGCGCCTGCGCTCGCTCGGCTACGTCAGCGCGGATCGTGTCGTGCCCGCCTCCACGCGGCCGGTCGGTCCCGCCGCCGCGGAAGCGCTTCCGCCGCCGGGGAGGATCAGGATCAAGGTGGGGAGCTAG
- a CDS encoding sulfatase-like hydrolase/transferase — translation MESCVRPLVPGPGRRVAAILVLLAAFAGLAGPRAQASPPPPRDRPNIILIVLDTVRADALGRRAGARASNTPFLDAWSKHGLAFTGALSPADSTPGSHFSMLTGYPAGVYTSEADRATASVVHQLNVAGYDTLGISANGSVDPALMHSIEPFQSFVTSPAFRPTALSAEGWDTLQRNDAVPQPVPHGIEPNLAKELASAETINERLTELLSVCRPPNGFRRPVFLFLNFVDAHDPYFPPRSAGPPDSDLASRWPLTGDLRRGRPEVRPQPAESGEVPSRENVPRWRRATDLAPRDLEFLRSLYDGEVRSLDTRLAATMKILAAAGLLERAIVVVTSDHGEAFGEQGYLAHALEQHGIHVPELYQVPLLLRGYGVTLAPTKGLRERFSTASLADSFRSWAGLTRGVGPELDPIAVLSSARRKRLDAPKAVVAAPESTAAKPRAPETAEERARDEELARRLRSLGYLK, via the coding sequence GTGGAATCCTGTGTCCGCCCGCTCGTGCCCGGTCCAGGACGCCGCGTTGCCGCAATACTGGTCCTCCTCGCGGCCTTCGCGGGGCTCGCGGGCCCGCGGGCTCAGGCGTCCCCGCCGCCTCCGAGGGATCGTCCGAACATCATCCTCATCGTCCTCGACACGGTGAGAGCGGATGCGCTGGGCCGGCGCGCCGGGGCACGCGCGTCGAACACGCCGTTTCTCGACGCTTGGTCGAAACACGGCCTCGCCTTCACCGGTGCGCTGAGCCCGGCCGACAGCACTCCCGGCTCGCACTTCTCCATGCTGACCGGGTACCCGGCCGGCGTCTACACGTCGGAGGCCGACCGGGCGACGGCCTCGGTCGTCCATCAGCTGAACGTTGCCGGTTACGACACGCTGGGCATCAGCGCGAACGGCTCGGTCGACCCCGCCCTGATGCACTCGATCGAGCCGTTCCAGTCGTTCGTCACCTCGCCCGCCTTTAGGCCGACCGCGCTCAGCGCCGAAGGGTGGGACACGCTGCAGCGCAACGACGCGGTGCCGCAGCCCGTGCCCCACGGTATCGAGCCCAACCTCGCCAAGGAGCTCGCCTCGGCCGAGACGATCAACGAGCGACTCACCGAGCTGCTCTCTGTCTGCCGCCCTCCAAACGGCTTCCGGCGCCCCGTATTCCTGTTTCTCAACTTCGTCGACGCGCACGACCCGTACTTTCCCCCTCGATCCGCGGGGCCGCCCGATTCGGATCTCGCCTCGCGCTGGCCGCTGACCGGAGACCTCCGGCGCGGAAGGCCGGAGGTCCGGCCCCAGCCGGCAGAGTCGGGTGAAGTCCCTTCGCGCGAGAACGTCCCGCGCTGGCGTCGCGCCACCGACCTCGCGCCGCGGGATCTCGAGTTCCTCCGGTCGCTCTACGATGGAGAGGTTCGATCCCTCGATACGCGGCTCGCGGCCACGATGAAAATCCTCGCTGCTGCCGGCCTGCTCGAGCGCGCGATCGTCGTTGTGACGTCCGACCACGGGGAGGCGTTCGGGGAACAGGGCTACCTCGCCCACGCACTTGAGCAGCACGGTATCCATGTCCCGGAGCTTTACCAGGTGCCCCTGCTCCTGCGCGGCTACGGCGTCACGCTGGCGCCGACGAAAGGCCTCAGGGAGAGATTCAGCACGGCTTCACTCGCGGACTCGTTCCGGTCCTGGGCCGGCCTGACGCGGGGCGTCGGACCCGAGCTGGACCCGATTGCCGTCCTCTCGTCCGCACGCCGGAAGCGGCTCGATGCGCCGAAGGCCGTGGTGGCCGCCCCCGAGTCCACTGCCGCGAAACCCCGCGCGCCCGAGACCGCAGAGGAACGCGCACGTGACGAGGAACTCGCGAGACGCCTGCGCTCGCTCGGCTACCTCAAGTAG
- a CDS encoding glycosyltransferase, whose translation MSTPLPKISLVTPSLNQGKFIRATIESVLSQSYPNLDYRVQDGGSTDSTLGVLKEYEGRVPFISEKDAGQADAINKGLSRATGEVIGYLNSDDVLRPGALAAVGEAFASDPDLVFVWGRASYLDEAGNVVSPYLARTDAIERLADACFIAQPAAFFRRKVWEEIGPFDTSLHHTMDYDYWLRIAATYPASSTRFLDRELAGCRMHADAKTVAGWSRALDEIMDLVNRRTGYVSLWWCVAKWDHLTDGRSQASDPHPVPWRAYPPAILEFLRRNPARLWGRGLRGARRGIEKRLST comes from the coding sequence ATGAGCACCCCTCTCCCGAAGATCTCTCTCGTGACCCCATCTCTGAATCAGGGGAAATTCATCCGAGCCACGATCGAGAGCGTCCTCTCTCAGAGCTATCCGAACCTGGACTACCGCGTGCAGGACGGCGGCTCGACGGATTCGACACTCGGCGTCCTGAAGGAGTACGAGGGACGCGTGCCCTTCATCTCGGAGAAGGACGCAGGGCAGGCGGACGCCATCAACAAGGGCCTCTCGCGCGCGACGGGCGAGGTGATCGGGTACCTCAACAGCGACGACGTCCTGCGCCCGGGCGCGCTCGCCGCCGTCGGCGAGGCCTTCGCGTCCGACCCGGATCTCGTCTTCGTGTGGGGGCGGGCGAGTTATCTAGACGAGGCGGGGAACGTCGTGTCTCCCTATCTGGCACGAACGGACGCGATCGAGCGCCTCGCCGACGCCTGCTTCATCGCCCAGCCGGCCGCGTTCTTCCGGCGGAAGGTGTGGGAGGAAATCGGCCCCTTCGACACGTCGCTCCACCACACGATGGACTACGACTACTGGCTGCGCATCGCGGCCACGTACCCGGCGTCGAGCACGCGCTTTCTCGACCGCGAGCTGGCGGGCTGCCGGATGCACGCGGACGCGAAGACGGTCGCGGGCTGGAGTCGCGCGCTGGACGAGATCATGGATCTCGTGAATCGCCGCACCGGGTACGTCTCCCTATGGTGGTGCGTCGCGAAGTGGGACCACCTCACCGACGGACGCAGTCAGGCATCGGACCCTCACCCGGTGCCGTGGCGGGCTTACCCGCCGGCAATCCTGGAATTCCTGCGGCGAAATCCGGCGCGGCTGTGGGGACGCGGGCTGCGTGGCGCACGGCGCGGCATTGAGAAGCGGCTCTCTACTTGA
- a CDS encoding glycosyltransferase family 2 protein translates to MDASRRAIRSLLDAGFRRILYVDDTGEAGGEEIASEFNAVDIIRTTSPVWWTGAIGLGIAAARAGSDDAVLFFNQDVTCAKDYFVRLAEAVDANPGALVGSAVMYAQEPGRVWSAGGAVEWWGRGIRVLHHGAPAAELPEEPFPADWLFGMGTYVPVEVFDRIGLPDAARFPMAWGDLDFSLRAKQAGLPVLVAPKARLFHEVGDYDARVAGAPSWKTYSGWMADDKHNLSLSAHAEIWRRHGPRILWPLSLALRTLVLLMNFLRIRLLFPSSPSKRSENGVSR, encoded by the coding sequence GTGGACGCGTCGCGCCGGGCGATCCGCTCGCTCCTGGACGCTGGCTTCCGGCGCATCCTCTACGTGGACGACACCGGCGAGGCCGGCGGGGAAGAGATCGCGAGCGAGTTCAACGCCGTGGATATCATCCGGACGACGTCGCCGGTGTGGTGGACGGGTGCCATCGGCCTTGGGATCGCGGCCGCGCGCGCGGGAAGCGACGACGCAGTGCTTTTCTTCAACCAGGACGTCACGTGCGCGAAGGACTACTTCGTGCGCCTCGCCGAAGCCGTGGACGCGAACCCCGGCGCGCTGGTCGGCAGCGCGGTGATGTACGCACAGGAGCCCGGGCGCGTGTGGTCGGCGGGCGGCGCGGTGGAGTGGTGGGGGCGCGGCATCCGCGTGCTGCATCACGGCGCGCCGGCGGCCGAGCTGCCAGAAGAGCCGTTCCCAGCCGACTGGCTGTTCGGGATGGGGACGTACGTGCCCGTTGAGGTCTTCGACCGCATCGGCCTGCCCGATGCGGCGCGCTTCCCAATGGCGTGGGGCGACCTCGACTTCTCGCTGCGGGCGAAACAAGCCGGACTTCCCGTCCTCGTGGCGCCGAAGGCGCGGCTCTTCCACGAGGTGGGCGACTACGACGCGCGCGTGGCGGGCGCGCCGTCCTGGAAAACCTACTCGGGCTGGATGGCGGACGACAAGCACAACCTTTCGCTCTCGGCGCACGCGGAGATCTGGAGACGCCATGGACCGAGAATCCTCTGGCCCCTCTCGCTGGCCCTGCGAACCCTCGTCCTCCTCATGAATTTCCTTCGAATCCGCCTTCTCTTCCCCTCTTCACCTTCTAAGAGATCCGAAAACGGCGTCTCCCGATGA
- a CDS encoding GDP-mannose 4,6-dehydratase encodes MARILVTGITGQDGSYLTESHLATGDEVHGIVRQSSLLQRTRLDALPALLEAREAGRLMLHYADLSDTSSLVSVMRKVKPDVVYHLAGQSHIKISFDLPEYTADATGLGTLRLLEALRSVAPDARFFLAATSEIFGEPMESPQTEKTPMRPINPYAAAKVYALNLVRIYRQAYGLFACSGILFNHESPRRGENYVTRKIARAAARIARGKQTELHLGTLEPKRDWSFAPDIVDGMRRVVAAPKADDFVLASGVTHSVGDFCKAAFAVVGLDHTRFVHLDPKYVRPIDISETRGDASKARRELGWAPKTGFEALVKIMVDAEIAALDGRGEAA; translated from the coding sequence ATGGCGCGCATCCTCGTAACGGGAATCACCGGCCAGGACGGTTCGTACCTCACCGAATCGCACCTCGCGACAGGGGACGAGGTTCACGGCATCGTCCGCCAGTCCAGCCTCTTGCAGCGCACGCGCCTCGACGCGCTTCCGGCGCTCCTCGAGGCCCGTGAAGCCGGCCGCCTCATGCTGCACTACGCGGACCTTTCCGACACGAGCAGCCTCGTGTCCGTGATGCGAAAGGTGAAGCCCGACGTCGTTTATCACCTCGCGGGTCAGAGCCACATCAAGATCTCCTTCGACCTGCCCGAGTACACGGCTGACGCGACGGGCCTTGGCACCCTGCGGCTGCTCGAGGCCCTCCGCAGCGTCGCGCCCGACGCCCGGTTCTTCCTCGCGGCCACGAGCGAAATCTTCGGCGAGCCGATGGAGTCTCCCCAGACCGAGAAGACACCGATGCGGCCGATCAACCCGTACGCGGCGGCGAAGGTGTACGCCCTCAACCTCGTGCGGATCTACCGGCAGGCGTACGGGCTCTTCGCGTGCTCGGGCATTCTCTTCAACCACGAGAGCCCGCGCCGCGGCGAGAACTACGTGACGCGCAAGATCGCACGGGCGGCGGCGCGCATCGCGCGGGGCAAGCAGACGGAGCTGCACCTCGGGACGCTCGAGCCGAAGCGCGACTGGAGCTTCGCGCCGGACATTGTGGACGGGATGCGCCGCGTCGTCGCGGCCCCGAAGGCGGACGACTTCGTCCTCGCGTCGGGCGTCACGCATTCGGTGGGCGACTTCTGCAAGGCTGCGTTCGCGGTGGTCGGGCTCGACCACACGAGGTTCGTCCATCTCGACCCGAAGTACGTCCGCCCGATCGACATCAGCGAGACGCGCGGCGACGCCTCGAAGGCGCGGCGCGAGCTGGGCTGGGCCCCGAAGACGGGATTCGAGGCGCTCGTGAAGATCATGGTGGACGCCGAGATCGCGGCGCTCGACGGGCGCGGGGAAGCCGCCTGA